In a single window of the Drosophila albomicans strain 15112-1751.03 chromosome 3, ASM965048v2, whole genome shotgun sequence genome:
- the LOC117568535 gene encoding uncharacterized protein LOC117568535, with protein MARTTDFSDINFNCLLLIFKLLHNLEDQVNFALCGRRFRDAFVYIHRRRFEEIVDSDIKLKSLDDWRAFLWMCGANVKSLECHRDDDHPLQLMPLVAKYCSRLESITLRNATVARTQPFLLQLSTLRKVYVRNYKSTSKDLIRNMRFRLPYIQNLGLECFERRELQELRYFVNLEELQMYDEVTSSDFIAITKSLRSLRILQLRNAKRFLTTQTLKHLAAHCGRLEKLSFQDSDAELTALTLFSYLRYLQLYCPDNQKTRLFKTLANKCAPHLEYLILHRKQWIDEEQAHFIGSIKSLKWLVCKPRNDSCVHHLGNLTQLECLSVQCARDIGETELLHLVRNNDQLRYLNICYCLGITDSFVVDLLDILVRRHNHQPLELYAAATDIRHDIMEKLPADYASKLLILHFECSQGIRSSEHYYNDEPEFDR; from the exons ATGGCGCGTACAACGGACTTTTCGgacatcaatttcaattgtttgctGTTAATCTTCAAACTACTGCACAACCTCGAGGATCAAGTCAATTTCGCACTATGTGGTCGACGATTTCGTGATGCCTTTGTTTATATACATCGCCGGCGCTTCGAGGAAATTGTCGATAGCGACATTAAACTGAAGAGTCTTGATGACTGGCGTGCCTTTCTATGGATGTGCGGTGCTAACGTGAAATCATTAGAATGCCATCGTGACGACGACCATCCGTTGCAACTGATGCCACTGGTGGCCAAATATTGTAGCCGCCTCGAGAGTATCACACTTCGCAATGCGACGGTGGCCCGAACACAGCCTTTCTTACTGCAGCTGAGCACATTGAGGAAGGTCTATGTGCGCAATTACAAGAGCACAAGCAAAGATCTAATCAGAAACATGCGCTTTCGCTTGCCTTACATACAGAACTTGGGCTTGGAGTGCTTTGAGCGTCGCGAAC TGCAAGAGCTTCGCTATTTTGTGAATCTCGAGGAGCTGCAAATGTACGACGAGGTGACGTCCTCTGACTTTATTGCCATCACCAAATCTCTCAGGAGCTTGCGGATTCTGCAGTTGCGCAATGCCAAGCGATTTCTGACCACACAAACGCTGAAACATTTGGCCGCCCATTGCGGCCGCCTAGAGAAGCTATCGTTTCAAGATAGCGATGCTGAACTCACTGCCCTCACATTGTTTTCTTATCTTCGCTATTTGCAACTTTATTGTCCCGATAATCAAAAGACACGCTTATTCAAAACGCTGGCTAACAAATGTGCACCACATTTGGAATATCTGATATTGCATCGCAAGCAGTGGATCGATGAGGAGCAGGCACATTTTATTGGATCGATTAAATCGCTTAAGTGGCTCGTCTGTAAGCCGCGTAATGACTCCTGTGTACATCACTTGGGGAATCTAACACAACTCGAGTGCCTGTCGGTGCAGTGTGCGCGGGATATTGGCGAAACGGAGTTGCTACATCTGGTCCGTAACAATGATCAGTTgaggtatttaaatatttgctattgCCTGGGAATAACAGATTCGTTTGTGGTCGATTTGCTGGATATTTTAGTCAGGCGACACAATCATCAACCGTTGGAACTGTACGCTGCTGCGACAGATATTAGACACGACATCATGGAAAAA CTGCCAGCTGACTATGCGTCCAAATTGTTAATACTGCACTTTGAGTGCAGTCAAGGCATACGTTCTAGTGAGCATTATTACAACGATGAACCGGAATTTGATCGCTAG
- the LOC117568534 gene encoding serine/threonine-protein kinase tricornered, which produces MMSSRTDTDGSSIRFSDHTLDKATKAKVTLENYYSNLVTQYGERKQRLAKLEAQLKDESLTDSQRQEKRLQHAQKETEYLRLKRLRLGVEDFEALKVIGRGAFGEVRLVQKKDTGHVYAMKVLRKADMLEKEQVAHVRAERDVLVEADHQWVVKMYYSFQDQVNLYLIMEFLPGGDMMTLLMKKDTLSEECTQFYISETALAIDSIHKLGFIHRDIKPDNLLLDARGHLKLSDFGLCTGLKKSHRTDFYRDLSQAKPSDFIGTCASPMDSKRRAESWKRNRRALAYSTVGTPDYIAPEVFLQTGYGPACDWWSLGVIMYEMLMGYPPFCSDNPQDTYRKVMNWRETLIFPPEIPISEEAKETIINFCCEADRRLGSQRGLEDLKSVPFFRGVDWEHIRERPAAIPVEVRSIDDTSNFDEFPDVSLEIPSAPVPQGGEIAKDWVFINYTYKRFEVRNLE; this is translated from the exons ATGATGAGCAGCAGAACGGACACGGACGGCTCCTCCATACGTTTCAGCGATCACACACTGGACAAAGCCACCAAGGCCAAGGTGACGTTGGAGAATTACTACAGCAATTTGGTGACACAATACGGCGAACGCAAACAACGCCTGGCCAAATTGGAGGCGCAGCTGAAGGACGAAAGTCTAACAGACTCGCAAAGGCAGGAGAAACGCTTACAACATGCGCAAAAGGAGACGGAATATTTGCGCCTCAAGCGATTGCGTCTCGGTGTCGAGGACTTTGAGGCATTGAAAGTTATTGGTCGCGGCGCCTTCGGTGAGGTGCGTTTAGTGCAAAAAAAGGACACGGGACATGTGTATGCAATGAAGGTGCTACGCAAAGCAGACATGCTTGAAAAGGAGCAAGTGGCCCACGTACGCGCTGAGCGCGATGTTCTCGTCGAGGCCGATCATCAATGGGTGGTCAAAATGTACTACAGTTTTCAG GATCAGgtcaatttatatttgataatgGAGTTCTTGCCTGGCGGTGATATGATGACGCTTCTCATGAAAAAGGACACGCTATCCGAGGAGTGCACACAGTTCTACATTAGCGAAACGGCGTTAGCGATTGACTCGATACACAAGCTCGGTTTCATACACAGAGACATCAAGCCGGACAACTTGCTGCTGGACGCGCGAGGGCATCTAAAG CTCTCTGATTTTGGACTGTGCACAGGTCTAAAGAAGTCGCATCGCACAGACTTTTATCGTGATCTGTCGCAGGCGAAACCATCCGATTTCATTGGCACCTGCGCCAG TCCCATGGACTCGAAGCGACGGGCCGAATCATGGAAACGGAATCGACGTGCCCTCGCCTACAGTACAGTGGGCACGCCCGATTATATAGCACCCGAAGTATTCCTGCAAACCGGCTATGGACCCGCCTGTGATTGGTGGTCACTGGGCGTGATTATGTACGAAATGCTTATGGGTTATCCGCCATTTTGTTCGGACAATCCACAAGACACGTATCGCAAGGTGATGAACTGGCGCGAGACATTAATCTTTCCGCCCGAAATCCCCATATCGGAGGAGGCCAAAGAGACGATTATTAATTTCTGCTGCGAAGCCGATCGCCGTCTCGGTTCGCAGCGTGGTCTCGAGGATCTGAAGTCGGTGCCGTTCTTTCGTGGCGTTGACTGGGAACACATTCGTGAGCGCCCCGCTGCCATACCCGTCGAGGTGCGATCCATTGACGATACGTCCAATTTCGATGAGTTTCCCGATGTCTCACTGGAGATAC CATCAGCGCCTGTGCCGCAGGGCGGCGAAATTGCCAAGGATTGGGTCTTCATCAATTACACGTACAAGCGCTTTGAGGTGCGAAATTTGGAGTGA
- the LOC117567816 gene encoding deformed epidermal autoregulatory factor 1 isoform X3 → MNNFTFISNKQQQQQPQQQQQQQQQKLDTKVRMVTSSSNDNSGSGGGGGAGGAGGGGSAGGGGGNGGGGVVSVPVSLPIGSMITGTAFNVITPDQLPHFKPMLCVDNNGYLSSGAVSMGGDLKTIVIQQQQTQQQQSGNNNAGNTNTTATNTIGLNHDGSGSNNSHDSMGTLDQTAGGGGGGGNGVGGGVGGNTSGSTGWAETTSSTQHMEVFQIRCKTTCAELYRSKLGSGGRGRCVKYKDKWHTPSEFEHVCGRGSSKDWKRSIKYGGKSLQSLIDEGTLTPHATNCSCTVCCDDEAGESASGPVRLFTPYKRRKRNQTDLDVEPGPKRKRNTHSNNNNNNNNSNTNNNNTSGSSINNNNVDPTQAAAASVVDENNMFLAEDNITSKDEPWAALNDSLDTSTELVDQTQMGNPYERETFVVNINDTGSIAVLDSSQSMKNIEHVYCTMVKATGDFKRLLNEMKQNYERRIEVLQKERDAAVSAMRVQVHTDIDDPNISGSLHGNEIISAKKCANCNREALAECSLCRKTPYCSEFCQRKDWNAHQVECARNPQTTTQQVMLLIDDQS, encoded by the exons ATGAACAACTTTACATTCATatccaacaaacaacaacaacagcagccgcagcagcagcaacaacaacaacagcaaaag TTGGATACGAAAGTTCGCATGGTCACATCCTCCTCAAACGATAATAGCGGTAGCGGCGGCGGAGGCGGCGCTGGTGGAGCAGGAGGCGGCGGCAGTGCTGGTGGAGGAGGTGGCAACGGCGGTGGCGGTGTTGTATCAGTGCCCGTTTCCCTGCCAATTGGTTCAATGATAACTGGTACGGCCTTTAATGTGATTACGCCCGATCAGCTGCCGCACTTTAAGCCGATGCTGTGCGTCGATAACAATGGTTACCTGTCCAGCGGTGCGGTCAGCATGGGCGGTGACCTTAAAACGATTGTcatccagcagcaacagacacaacagcaacagagcggcaacaacaatgctggGAACACAAATACCACCGCCACAAATACCATTGGACTGAATCACGATGGCTCTGGTAGCAATAATAGCCATGATAGCATGGGTACGCTTGACCAAACGGCcggcggtggtggcggcggtggcaacgGTGTCGGCGGCGGCGTTGGCGGCAACACATCGGGCTCCACGGGCTGGGCGGAAACCACATCGAGCACCCAGCACATGGAGGTCTTCCAGATACGCTGTAAAACCACCTGCGCCGAATTGTATCGCAGCAAACTAGGATCGGGCGGTCGTGGCCGGTGCGTCAAGTACAAGGATAAATGGCATACGCCCAGCGAATTTGAGCATGTGTGTGGTCGCGGCTCGAGCAAGGATTGGAAACGTTCCATCAAATATGGCGGCAAATCGCTGCAGTCCCTCATCGATGAGGGCACGTTAACGCCGCACGCAACCAACTGCAGTTGCACAGTCTGCTGTGACGACGAAGCAGGTGAGTCAG CCTCCGGCCCTGTACGTCTATTTACGCCGTATAAGCGACGAAAGCGAAATCAAACGGATCTCGATGTGGAACCGGGACCCAAACGTAAACGCAATACGcatagcaacaataataataataacaataatagcaacaccaataacaacaacaccagcggcagcagcattaacaacaacaatgtggaCCCGACGCAAGCGGCCGCCGCCAGTGTTGTCGATGAGAACAATATGTTTCTTGCCGAGGACAATATCACGTCCAAGGATGAACCATGGGCGGCGCTCAATGACAGCTTAGACACCTCCACCGAATTGGTTGACCAAACGCAAATGGGCAATCCGTATGAGCGTGAAACGTTTGTCGTAAATATTAACGATACCGGCTCCATTGCCGTCCTGGACAGCAGTCAATCGATGAAGAACATTGAGCATGTCTATTGCACCATGGTCAAAGCGACTGGCGATTTTAAGCGACTGCTCAACGAGATGAAACAGAACTACGAGCGACGCATCGAAGTGCTGCAAAAGGAGCGCGATGCGGCGGTCAGTGCGATGCGTGTCCAGGTCCACACAGACATTGATGATCCCAACATATCGGGCTCATTGCATGGCAACGAGATCATCTCAGCCAAGAAG tgCGCCAACTGTAATCGGGAAGCGTTGGCCGAGTGCTCGCTGTGTCGAAAGACGCCGTATTGCTCGGAGTTCTGCCAGCGTAAGGATTGGAATGCTCATCAAGTGGAGTGCGCAAGGAATCCACAAACGACAACGCAACAGGTCATGTTATTGATCGATGATCAGTCCTAA
- the LOC117567816 gene encoding deformed epidermal autoregulatory factor 1 isoform X2 codes for MEQDSTTELHLSRIREVKDLAALTDDVRDVVKEEVILENHHHHQLDTKVRMVTSSSNDNSGSGGGGGAGGAGGGGSAGGGGGNGGGGVVSVPVSLPIGSMITGTAFNVITPDQLPHFKPMLCVDNNGYLSSGAVSMGGDLKTIVIQQQQTQQQQSGNNNAGNTNTTATNTIGLNHDGSGSNNSHDSMGTLDQTAGGGGGGGNGVGGGVGGNTSGSTGWAETTSSTQHMEVFQIRCKTTCAELYRSKLGSGGRGRCVKYKDKWHTPSEFEHVCGRGSSKDWKRSIKYGGKSLQSLIDEGTLTPHATNCSCTVCCDDEAASGPVRLFTPYKRRKRNQTDLDVEPGPKRKRNTHSNNNNNNNNSNTNNNNTSGSSINNNNVDPTQAAAASVVDENNMFLAEDNITSKDEPWAALNDSLDTSTELVDQTQMGNPYERETFVVNINDTGSIAVLDSSQSMKNIEHVYCTMVKATGDFKRLLNEMKQNYERRIEVLQKERDAAVSAMRVQVHTDIDDPNISGSLHGNEIISAKKCANCNREALAECSLCRKTPYCSEFCQRKDWNAHQVECARNPQTTTQQVMLLIDDQS; via the exons ATGGAACAGGATTCCACAACTGAGCTGCATTTGAGCAGAATACGTGAAGTGAAAGATTTGGCCGCATTAACCGACGACGTGCGTGATGTTGTGAAAGAAGAGGTCATATTAGAgaatcaccatcatcatcag TTGGATACGAAAGTTCGCATGGTCACATCCTCCTCAAACGATAATAGCGGTAGCGGCGGCGGAGGCGGCGCTGGTGGAGCAGGAGGCGGCGGCAGTGCTGGTGGAGGAGGTGGCAACGGCGGTGGCGGTGTTGTATCAGTGCCCGTTTCCCTGCCAATTGGTTCAATGATAACTGGTACGGCCTTTAATGTGATTACGCCCGATCAGCTGCCGCACTTTAAGCCGATGCTGTGCGTCGATAACAATGGTTACCTGTCCAGCGGTGCGGTCAGCATGGGCGGTGACCTTAAAACGATTGTcatccagcagcaacagacacaacagcaacagagcggcaacaacaatgctggGAACACAAATACCACCGCCACAAATACCATTGGACTGAATCACGATGGCTCTGGTAGCAATAATAGCCATGATAGCATGGGTACGCTTGACCAAACGGCcggcggtggtggcggcggtggcaacgGTGTCGGCGGCGGCGTTGGCGGCAACACATCGGGCTCCACGGGCTGGGCGGAAACCACATCGAGCACCCAGCACATGGAGGTCTTCCAGATACGCTGTAAAACCACCTGCGCCGAATTGTATCGCAGCAAACTAGGATCGGGCGGTCGTGGCCGGTGCGTCAAGTACAAGGATAAATGGCATACGCCCAGCGAATTTGAGCATGTGTGTGGTCGCGGCTCGAGCAAGGATTGGAAACGTTCCATCAAATATGGCGGCAAATCGCTGCAGTCCCTCATCGATGAGGGCACGTTAACGCCGCACGCAACCAACTGCAGTTGCACAGTCTGCTGTGACGACGAAGCAG CCTCCGGCCCTGTACGTCTATTTACGCCGTATAAGCGACGAAAGCGAAATCAAACGGATCTCGATGTGGAACCGGGACCCAAACGTAAACGCAATACGcatagcaacaataataataataacaataatagcaacaccaataacaacaacaccagcggcagcagcattaacaacaacaatgtggaCCCGACGCAAGCGGCCGCCGCCAGTGTTGTCGATGAGAACAATATGTTTCTTGCCGAGGACAATATCACGTCCAAGGATGAACCATGGGCGGCGCTCAATGACAGCTTAGACACCTCCACCGAATTGGTTGACCAAACGCAAATGGGCAATCCGTATGAGCGTGAAACGTTTGTCGTAAATATTAACGATACCGGCTCCATTGCCGTCCTGGACAGCAGTCAATCGATGAAGAACATTGAGCATGTCTATTGCACCATGGTCAAAGCGACTGGCGATTTTAAGCGACTGCTCAACGAGATGAAACAGAACTACGAGCGACGCATCGAAGTGCTGCAAAAGGAGCGCGATGCGGCGGTCAGTGCGATGCGTGTCCAGGTCCACACAGACATTGATGATCCCAACATATCGGGCTCATTGCATGGCAACGAGATCATCTCAGCCAAGAAG tgCGCCAACTGTAATCGGGAAGCGTTGGCCGAGTGCTCGCTGTGTCGAAAGACGCCGTATTGCTCGGAGTTCTGCCAGCGTAAGGATTGGAATGCTCATCAAGTGGAGTGCGCAAGGAATCCACAAACGACAACGCAACAGGTCATGTTATTGATCGATGATCAGTCCTAA
- the LOC117567816 gene encoding deformed epidermal autoregulatory factor 1 isoform X1 gives MEQDSTTELHLSRIREVKDLAALTDDVRDVVKEEVILENHHHHQLDTKVRMVTSSSNDNSGSGGGGGAGGAGGGGSAGGGGGNGGGGVVSVPVSLPIGSMITGTAFNVITPDQLPHFKPMLCVDNNGYLSSGAVSMGGDLKTIVIQQQQTQQQQSGNNNAGNTNTTATNTIGLNHDGSGSNNSHDSMGTLDQTAGGGGGGGNGVGGGVGGNTSGSTGWAETTSSTQHMEVFQIRCKTTCAELYRSKLGSGGRGRCVKYKDKWHTPSEFEHVCGRGSSKDWKRSIKYGGKSLQSLIDEGTLTPHATNCSCTVCCDDEAGESASGPVRLFTPYKRRKRNQTDLDVEPGPKRKRNTHSNNNNNNNNSNTNNNNTSGSSINNNNVDPTQAAAASVVDENNMFLAEDNITSKDEPWAALNDSLDTSTELVDQTQMGNPYERETFVVNINDTGSIAVLDSSQSMKNIEHVYCTMVKATGDFKRLLNEMKQNYERRIEVLQKERDAAVSAMRVQVHTDIDDPNISGSLHGNEIISAKKCANCNREALAECSLCRKTPYCSEFCQRKDWNAHQVECARNPQTTTQQVMLLIDDQS, from the exons ATGGAACAGGATTCCACAACTGAGCTGCATTTGAGCAGAATACGTGAAGTGAAAGATTTGGCCGCATTAACCGACGACGTGCGTGATGTTGTGAAAGAAGAGGTCATATTAGAgaatcaccatcatcatcag TTGGATACGAAAGTTCGCATGGTCACATCCTCCTCAAACGATAATAGCGGTAGCGGCGGCGGAGGCGGCGCTGGTGGAGCAGGAGGCGGCGGCAGTGCTGGTGGAGGAGGTGGCAACGGCGGTGGCGGTGTTGTATCAGTGCCCGTTTCCCTGCCAATTGGTTCAATGATAACTGGTACGGCCTTTAATGTGATTACGCCCGATCAGCTGCCGCACTTTAAGCCGATGCTGTGCGTCGATAACAATGGTTACCTGTCCAGCGGTGCGGTCAGCATGGGCGGTGACCTTAAAACGATTGTcatccagcagcaacagacacaacagcaacagagcggcaacaacaatgctggGAACACAAATACCACCGCCACAAATACCATTGGACTGAATCACGATGGCTCTGGTAGCAATAATAGCCATGATAGCATGGGTACGCTTGACCAAACGGCcggcggtggtggcggcggtggcaacgGTGTCGGCGGCGGCGTTGGCGGCAACACATCGGGCTCCACGGGCTGGGCGGAAACCACATCGAGCACCCAGCACATGGAGGTCTTCCAGATACGCTGTAAAACCACCTGCGCCGAATTGTATCGCAGCAAACTAGGATCGGGCGGTCGTGGCCGGTGCGTCAAGTACAAGGATAAATGGCATACGCCCAGCGAATTTGAGCATGTGTGTGGTCGCGGCTCGAGCAAGGATTGGAAACGTTCCATCAAATATGGCGGCAAATCGCTGCAGTCCCTCATCGATGAGGGCACGTTAACGCCGCACGCAACCAACTGCAGTTGCACAGTCTGCTGTGACGACGAAGCAGGTGAGTCAG CCTCCGGCCCTGTACGTCTATTTACGCCGTATAAGCGACGAAAGCGAAATCAAACGGATCTCGATGTGGAACCGGGACCCAAACGTAAACGCAATACGcatagcaacaataataataataacaataatagcaacaccaataacaacaacaccagcggcagcagcattaacaacaacaatgtggaCCCGACGCAAGCGGCCGCCGCCAGTGTTGTCGATGAGAACAATATGTTTCTTGCCGAGGACAATATCACGTCCAAGGATGAACCATGGGCGGCGCTCAATGACAGCTTAGACACCTCCACCGAATTGGTTGACCAAACGCAAATGGGCAATCCGTATGAGCGTGAAACGTTTGTCGTAAATATTAACGATACCGGCTCCATTGCCGTCCTGGACAGCAGTCAATCGATGAAGAACATTGAGCATGTCTATTGCACCATGGTCAAAGCGACTGGCGATTTTAAGCGACTGCTCAACGAGATGAAACAGAACTACGAGCGACGCATCGAAGTGCTGCAAAAGGAGCGCGATGCGGCGGTCAGTGCGATGCGTGTCCAGGTCCACACAGACATTGATGATCCCAACATATCGGGCTCATTGCATGGCAACGAGATCATCTCAGCCAAGAAG tgCGCCAACTGTAATCGGGAAGCGTTGGCCGAGTGCTCGCTGTGTCGAAAGACGCCGTATTGCTCGGAGTTCTGCCAGCGTAAGGATTGGAATGCTCATCAAGTGGAGTGCGCAAGGAATCCACAAACGACAACGCAACAGGTCATGTTATTGATCGATGATCAGTCCTAA
- the LOC117567818 gene encoding acidic fibroblast growth factor intracellular-binding protein isoform X1, which produces MADVDVFISNYTLVDPEIYQLWIEGFSSSEAVCYLKQKGFGHSMGAPIDLIASDVLDHYRTYSLIELYLHAPTKLMEQSCFQLEPHTRDLIIEKYYSIDDVVAREILGKKLTSRYRKDLDEVGEKTCVKLKSCRRQFDNVKRIFRAVEELPGTLTNNIKQHFFISNELAKKYACIVFLACLRFETSKKKLQYLSFSDLLTCSHSIMIYWTYTYQHTGPEYYDTEMDKEFLLDLRELRCLLDKEKEIKHLVCLRLKPVLLERAFHELDGNFRSYWRALITIACNLHRNRELRDLFVDLCEKLVEPWRQNGWNHDQVNKFLSSITQSVLDLEISRDQETRCLWDRYMQVITICLDKMYHI; this is translated from the exons atg GCAGATGTGGACGTGTTTATAAGTAACTACACGCTGGTGGATCCAGAAATTTATCAACTATGGATTGAAGGCTTCTCAT CTAGTGAAGCAGTATGTTATTTGAAACAAAAGGGATTTGGACATTCGATGGGTGCGCCCATTGATCTAATTGCGTCAGATGTCTTGGATCATTATCGCACATATTCGCTGATTGAACTTTACTTGCATGCACCCACCAAATTGATGGAACAATCGTGTTTCCAACTGGAACCGCATACGCGTGATTTGATCATCGAGAAATATTATTCtattgatgatgttgttgcgcGTGAAATTCTGGGCAAGAAGCTAACTTCGCGTTATCGCAAGGATCTCGATGAGGTTGGCGAGAAAACTTGTGTTAAACTCAAATCTTGTCG TCGTCAATTTGATAATGTAAAACGCATCTTCAGGGCTGTGGAAGAACTACCAGGAACTCTGACCAACAATATAAAGCAACATTTCTTCATATCAAACGAACTGGCCAA aaaatatgcatgtattgtGTTTCTGGCTTGCCTGCGTTTCGAGACGTCAAAAAAGAAACTGCAGTACTTGAGTTTCAGCGATTTGCTAACCTGCTCCCACTCGATAATGATTTATTGGACATATACCTATCAG CACACGGGTCCTGAGTACTATGATACGGAAATGGACAAGGAATTTCTACTTGATTTGCGTGAACTTCGCTGCCTGCTGGACAAGGAAAAGGAGATCAAACA CCTGGTCTGTTTGCGACTAAAGCCGGTGCTGCTAGAGCGTGCTTTTCACGAGCTGGATGGCAATTTTCGATCTTATTGGCGAGCTCTTATCACTATCGCTTGCAATTTGCACCGTAATCGTGAGCTACGCGATCTGTTCGTCGATCTCTGCGAAAAATTGGTAGAGCCTTGGCGTCAGAATGGTTGGAATCACGATCAGGTTAACAAATTTCTTTCTTCCATAACGCAAAGCGTCCTGGACTTGGAAATATCCCG
- the LOC117567818 gene encoding acidic fibroblast growth factor intracellular-binding protein isoform X2, with product MGAPIDLIASDVLDHYRTYSLIELYLHAPTKLMEQSCFQLEPHTRDLIIEKYYSIDDVVAREILGKKLTSRYRKDLDEVGEKTCVKLKSCRRQFDNVKRIFRAVEELPGTLTNNIKQHFFISNELAKKYACIVFLACLRFETSKKKLQYLSFSDLLTCSHSIMIYWTYTYQHTGPEYYDTEMDKEFLLDLRELRCLLDKEKEIKHLVCLRLKPVLLERAFHELDGNFRSYWRALITIACNLHRNRELRDLFVDLCEKLVEPWRQNGWNHDQVNKFLSSITQSVLDLEISRDQETRCLWDRYMQVITICLDKMYHI from the exons ATGGGTGCGCCCATTGATCTAATTGCGTCAGATGTCTTGGATCATTATCGCACATATTCGCTGATTGAACTTTACTTGCATGCACCCACCAAATTGATGGAACAATCGTGTTTCCAACTGGAACCGCATACGCGTGATTTGATCATCGAGAAATATTATTCtattgatgatgttgttgcgcGTGAAATTCTGGGCAAGAAGCTAACTTCGCGTTATCGCAAGGATCTCGATGAGGTTGGCGAGAAAACTTGTGTTAAACTCAAATCTTGTCG TCGTCAATTTGATAATGTAAAACGCATCTTCAGGGCTGTGGAAGAACTACCAGGAACTCTGACCAACAATATAAAGCAACATTTCTTCATATCAAACGAACTGGCCAA aaaatatgcatgtattgtGTTTCTGGCTTGCCTGCGTTTCGAGACGTCAAAAAAGAAACTGCAGTACTTGAGTTTCAGCGATTTGCTAACCTGCTCCCACTCGATAATGATTTATTGGACATATACCTATCAG CACACGGGTCCTGAGTACTATGATACGGAAATGGACAAGGAATTTCTACTTGATTTGCGTGAACTTCGCTGCCTGCTGGACAAGGAAAAGGAGATCAAACA CCTGGTCTGTTTGCGACTAAAGCCGGTGCTGCTAGAGCGTGCTTTTCACGAGCTGGATGGCAATTTTCGATCTTATTGGCGAGCTCTTATCACTATCGCTTGCAATTTGCACCGTAATCGTGAGCTACGCGATCTGTTCGTCGATCTCTGCGAAAAATTGGTAGAGCCTTGGCGTCAGAATGGTTGGAATCACGATCAGGTTAACAAATTTCTTTCTTCCATAACGCAAAGCGTCCTGGACTTGGAAATATCCCG